The following nucleotide sequence is from Vanrija pseudolonga chromosome 4, complete sequence.
AATGGCGAGGCCGCTGCACGGGACTCTACAACGTGGGCTGGTATTTTGGGGCGATCCCGGCCGCGGCGATAACATGTACGTTACGTCCTTGGGAGAGGCGGCCCCACTCACGCCTGCCCAGTCGGCACCAACTACATCAACTCGAACCTGTCGTGGCAGCTGCCGCTCATTTTCCAGTGTTTCGCCGCGGTGCTAGTTATCGGCCTGAGCCCGTTCATCCCCGAGTCGCCCCGTTTCCTGATGTCGCGAGGTagggaggaggacgccaaggccTTCCTGGCCAAGTATCGTGCGTGTGGCGGGAGTGAGGCACGAGCTACAGCTGACTCGCGCCAGACGGCGGAGGCGACGAAAACGCGCccctcgtcaagctcgagctcgaggagatgcGCGCGTCCCTGAGCGCGGTCGACCCCGCCCCGTGGTGGGACTACCGCCCGCTCTTCTCGACCAAGGCGAGCAGGTGGCGCATGGCGCAGGGTGAGTGAGCGGTCACCTcgcagctgacgcccccagTCGCCATGATGTCCATCTTTGGCCAGTTCAGCGGTAACGGCCTGGCGTACTTCGCCACGGTGATCTACGCCAACATTGGCGTGACGAGCACGACCGCGCAGCTGGGGTACAACCTGCTCTATGCTGCGATGTGtgcggtcggcgcgctgtcCGGTGCCGCGCTCACCGACCACATGCCCCGCCGTATGGTATTGACATTTGgtacgctgctgctggcggtcCTGCTTGGGATCTTCACCGGGCTCAACTCGATCATCGACAAGGACTTGGTCAGGGGGGTGCCGATTGACGAGGGGGTGGGCAAGGGTGCCATTGCGGTGTAGTGAGTCTCGAGGAGCAAGAACCACGGCGCTAGTTCACCGCTGACCACCCCCAGCGTCCTCTTCGGCGTCGCCTGCGCATTCACCTACACCCCCCTCCAGGCCGTCGTCCCCGTGGAAGCGCTGAGCACGAGCATGCGCGCCAAGGGCTTGGCGGTGTCCAACTTCCTCATGCAGGGCATGGGCTTTGTCAACATGTTTGCTGGGCCCGTGGGCCTGGGCAGCATCGGGTACCGATACATCTTCGTCTTTGTGGTGTGGGACGTGAtcgaggcggcgtgctggTGGTTGtttgggtgagtggggcgagAAGAGGATGTGGAGGCGCTGGAGCTAACCCGAGGCAGTGTCGAGGCCCGCGGCCGGACCCTCGAGGAACTCGACTGGATCTACGAGCAGCCCAACCCTGTCAAGGCGAGCAAGAAGCTTTAGGCGGTGTTTGTGGCGAGAAGGCGCGAGGTACATAgtgagcgccgcgccagttTGTTGGGCCACATGGGGGGCTATGCCACTTTATCCTGTTCCTACAGTACCAACGAGCCTGTGCCCAGCCTAGTTTCTCTCGATTGAATGAATGCATCGTCTTGTATTATCTCCTACTTGCCTAGTGTCGCCAGATCCTCAACGAGGCAGATATTTGACCAGTGGGTTGAGGAAGATCTGGGCGCACTGGAGAGCGTGCcggcacgacgaccgccACGATAAGTCGCCCCTCTAGACGCCGCATCAGCCGCTGTGGTGGGTGTCGTCGGAGATGCGAGCTGTCGGATGTAGCCCTGATCTGTAACATCGCACTGGCACTGTCGCATGCAAAAGAGTGGTCTGTCCTGGCTCTACTCGCATTCGAACACCCTTGCAATAATCCCTGTTGCCTTTTTGTCTCAATGGCTCAGAACCAAGGTTATGTTCTAACACTAACAGTATACCAGTACAGTGGCCCACGTCATGCTGGGAGCTAGACATGCTGTCCGTCCAGGGGTCATACCCGGGCCACGGGGTGCAGTGTGCAGTGCACTCGCGTTCGCGCGTGCACAGAGACACCAATAATATCGCTTGTAAAGCTGGGGACACTCCCGCGCATGCATGAATGGTATATCTGACCGTTAGCAATGccacacacccacccgctcgcccgactcACACAAAATGCTGGTTATACAACTGCCACCTCCGCGTCTACTTGGCCGCAGAGACATCGaccacctccctcccctcggcgaggatccCATCGATCCCCTCGACATCCCCGTAGCccttgatctcggcctcgacgcgctcccaCGCGGCCGTGACTGCGTCCGGCCCATCGCCAGCAAGCACCATGAGGCGCACACGCTCGAGCCCctgcgcggcagcggcgcgcgcgcggtcgccgtcggcaagcgGCGCCTTCTCCGTCAACGCGACGCTGTCGGCCAGCTGGGAGATATCGGAGAACCGCTCCTGCAAAGACGTGACGATGCTTAACAGCTGCGGAGTGCGTGTGTTGAGCTGCGCGATCGTGTCGCCCGCGCTGAAgagctggtggtggtggttgtaCACCAGGGTATGGCGGGACGAGTGCAGCCGCCCcacgtcggcagcgagcacggACGTGCTCCCCatcagctcggcgagggtggcTTTCGCGATCAGGTCCTCGTAGTACTCTGATGGGGAGAAGTTGGGCGACGTGAGGTCgagcgcaccgtcgc
It contains:
- the LAC12_7 gene encoding Lactose permease, which encodes MSLPSPTDLDKKHFDAHDEVAELPGKKQHLSAELTAALDGTSIPRWSAAALKLYSKFTPTVPLTPVSIFVALCCSYANGYDGSVMTALIAMDHFQKRFHAGTTGGKVGAIFGVYNAGCFIGGPFGAFTMDRFGRRWCMGSGSLLIVVGSVLTSTATTLVQFIIGRFVLGFGIAFVQMAGPSYTMEVALPQWRGRCTGLYNVGWYFGAIPAAAITFGTNYINSNLSWQLPLIFQCFAAVLVIGLSPFIPESPRFLMSRGREEDAKAFLAKYHGGGDENAPLVKLELEEMRASLSAVDPAPWWDYRPLFSTKASRWRMAQVAMMSIFGQFSGNGLAYFATVIYANIGVTSTTAQLGYNLLYAAMCAVGALSGAALTDHMPRRMVLTFGTLLLAVLLGIFTGLNSIIDKDLVRGVPIDEGVGKGAIAVYVLFGVACAFTYTPLQAVVPVEALSTSMRAKGLAVSNFLMQGMGFVNMFAGPVGLGSIGYRYIFVFVVWDVIEAACWWLFGVEARGRTLEELDWIYEQPNPVKASKKL
- the vps51 gene encoding Vacuolar protein sorting-associated protein 51, coding for MATTPLPPRTSSMPSTPSGPVPERVLSPTRTPNNAAADARRAARREQLRDFYGLKRDGASSPGPGSAPATPGGGSNGNGGGARRKQRRGGDGALDLTSPNFSPSEYYEDLIAKATLAELMGSTSVLAADVGRLHSSRHTLVYNHHHQLFSAGDTIAQLNTRTPQLLSIVTSLQERFSDISQLADSVALTEKAPLADGDRARAAAAQGLERVRLMVLAGDGPDAVTAAWERVEAEIKGYGDVEGIDGILAEGREVVDVSAAK